From the Apus apus isolate bApuApu2 chromosome 4, bApuApu2.pri.cur, whole genome shotgun sequence genome, one window contains:
- the RNF103 gene encoding LOW QUALITY PROTEIN: E3 ubiquitin-protein ligase RNF103 (The sequence of the model RefSeq protein was modified relative to this genomic sequence to represent the inferred CDS: deleted 1 base in 1 codon), with translation MWVKLCCLLLYFLALFVLARVFEAVAWYESGFLATQLVDPVALSFRKLRTILECRGLGHSGLPEKKDVRELVEKSGDLMEGELYSALKEEEASESVSSTNFSGEMHFYELVEDTKDGIWLVQVIANDRSPLVNKVHWEKMVKKVSRFGIRTGTFNCSSDPRYCRRRGWLKSTLIMSVPQTSTSKGKVMLKEYSGRRIEVEHIFKWITAHAASRIKTIYNSEHLKEEWNRSDQYRVKIYLFANLDQPPAFFSALSVKFTGRVEFIFVNVENWDNKSYMAEIGIYKTPSYILRTPEGIYRYGNNTGEFISLRAMDSFLRSLQPEVNDLFVLSLVLVNLMAWMDLFITQGATIKRFVVLISTLGTYNSLLIISWLPVLGFLQLPYLDSFYEYSLKLFRYSNTTTLASWVRADWMFYSSHPALFLSTYLGHGLLIDYFEKKRRRNNNTDEVNANNLEWLSSLWDWYTSYLFHPIASFQHFPFDSDWDEDPDLFLERLAFPDLWLHPLIPTDYIKNLPMWRFKCLGVHSDEEMPETFQDSESDSDSENREVFSSEKEVSEDDELTTGHRGSEGEPRCGAETCSCASKYCPREPCGRKVRSYGSYGTAGDTEPDWSAWPSEMLHCTECVVCLENFANGCLLMGLPCGHVFHQNCIVMWLAGGQHCCPVCRWASYKKKQPYTHPQPSPPDTPS, from the exons ATGTGGgtgaagctgtgctgcttgCTGCTCTACTTCCTGGCGCTCTTCGTCCTGGCCAGGGTGTTCGAGGCCGTGGCGTGGTACGAGAGCGGCTTCCTGGCCACGCAGCTGGTGGACCCGGTGGCGCTGAGCTTCAGGAAGCTGCGGACCATCCTGGAGTGCCGCGGGCTGGGGCACTCCGGGCTGCCCGAGAAGAAGGATGTGCGGGAGCTGGTGGAGAAGTCAG GAGACCTGATGGAAGGAGAGCTTTATTCTGCTCTCAAGGAGGAAGAGGCCTCTGAATCAGTTTCCAGTACAAACTTTAGTGGTGAAATGCACTTCTATGAGCTTGTAGAAGACACAAAAGATGGGATCTGGCTGGTACAG GTCATAGCAAACGACAGAAGCCCACTGGTGAATAAAGTCCACTGGGAGAAAATGGTGAAGAAAGTTTCAAGGTTTGGCATACGTACTGGCACTTTTAACTGTTCCAGTGACCCCAG ATACTGCAGGAGGCGGGGTTGGCTGAAATCCACCCTCATCATGTCGGTTCCGCAAACCAGCACCTCCAAGGGAAAAGTGATGCTTAAGGAATACAGCGGGCGCAGAATCGAGGTGGAGCACATTTTCAAATGGATCACGGCCCACGCTGCTTCTCGGATCAAAACCATCTACAACTCTgaacatttaaaagaagaatgGAACAGAAGTGACCAGTACCGTGTGAAAATCTACCTGTTTGCCAACCTCGACCAGCCTCCCGCGTTCTTCTCCGCTCTGAGCGTCAAGTTTACTGGGAGAGTGGAGTTTATTTTTGTGAACGTGGAGAACTGGGACAATAAAAGTTACATGGCAGAAATCGGAATCTACAAGACACCGTCATACATACTTAGGACTCCTGAGGGGATTTACAGGTATGGAAATAACACTGGTGAATTTATATCACTACGTGCCATGGATTCCTTTTTGCGTTCGTTACAACCGGAAGTCaatgatttatttgttttaagcTTAGTTCTGGTTAatctcatggcttggatggaCCTGTTTATTACACAAGGTGCTACTATAAAGCGCTTTGTGGTTCTTATAAGCACTTTAGGGACGTATAATTCATTACTAATTATTTCCTGGCTACCTGTGTTAGGTTTTTTGCAACTACCCTACTTAGACAGCTTTTACGAGTACAGTTTGAAACTCTTCAGGTACTCCAACACAACTACATTGGCTTCTTGGGTAAGAGCCGACTGGATGTTCTACTCTTCACATCCAGCCCTCTTCCTCAGCACCTACCTTGGTCATGGTTTACTCATTGATTactttgagaagaaaagaagacgCAATAACAACACCGATGAAGTAAACGCTAATAACCTGGAGTGGCTGTCCAGCCTGTGGGACTGGTACACCAGCTACTTGTTTCATCCTATTGCTTCTTTTCAACACTTCCCTTTTGACTCGGATTGGGATGAAGACCCGGATTTGTTCTTGGAGCGCTTGGCCTTCCCCGATCTCTGGCTTCACCCTCTGATACCAACCGATTACATAAAAAACTTACCCATGTGGAGGTTTAAATGCCTCGGCGTCCATTCTGACGAGGAAATGCCGGAAACCTTCCAAGACAGCGAGAGCGACTCTGACAGTGAGAACAGAGAGGTCTTCAGCAGTGAGAAAGAAGTCTCGGAGGACGATGAGCTGACCACAGGTCACAGGGGCAGCGAAGGAGAACCTCGGTGCGGAGCCGAGACCTGTTCGTGTGCCAGCAAATATTGTCCCCGCGAGCCCTGTGGACGGAAGGTGAGATCCTACGGCTCGTACGGCACCGCAGGTGACACGGAGCCAGACTGGTCAGCCTGGCCCTCTGAGATGTTGCACTGTACAGAATGTGTTGTGTGTCTAGAAAATTTTGCCAACGGTTGTCTGCTGATGGGCTTGCCGTGCGGCCACGTGTTCCACCAGAATTGCATCGTGATGTGGCTGGCTGGCGGGCAACACTGCTGCCCCGTCTGCAGGTGGGcttcctac aaaaaaaagcagccataCACACACCCGCAGCCTTCGCCGCCTGATACCCCGTCTTAG